Proteins encoded in a region of the Ptychodera flava strain L36383 chromosome 4, AS_Pfla_20210202, whole genome shotgun sequence genome:
- the LOC139131342 gene encoding LOW QUALITY PROTEIN: arfaptin-2-like (The sequence of the model RefSeq protein was modified relative to this genomic sequence to represent the inferred CDS: inserted 1 base in 1 codon) has protein sequence MMSDLGYPNIHSDNVEAPNGNDPDDTFEQDLRNMLRDGPNISDSPATMQSGGVHSPSGQFTGIDLSSPPRTTIPSSPRAISPSDVAASRLANQKSDADGMVEDNDTFPPATSKPMGDSMYKSSSPSYASSTAAYNPSKGTVYSSGSQYGSSQGTAGVPGSQRFLENSKSKLDALKTWGVSTYKCTRQIISEKLGRGSRTVDLQLEAQIEVLRDTQRKYANILRLSKALTNHFYQVVLTQRALGEAFTDLAVKSPELQEEFTYNAETQRNLCKNGXTLLGALNFFTSNVNTLCNKTMEDTLITVHQYESARIEYDAYRTDMEALQLQPRDSATVGKVEEAKRKYNVHKEKFDKLRGDVAIKLRFLEENKVKVMQKQLLLFHNAISSYFSGNQQALEATLKQFSIKLKPPSENQPSFLETDLQDQRH, from the exons ATGATGTCAGATTTAGGATATCCCAATATTCACTCAGACAATGTAGAGGCTCCCAATGGGAATGACCCTGATGACACCTTTGAGCAGGACTTAAGAAACATGCTGCGCGATGGACCCAACATATCGGACAGCCCGGCCACCATGCAGAGTGGAGGAGTCCATTCCCCCAGTGGTCAGTTTACCGGTATTGACCTCAGTAGTCCGCCTCGGACAACCATTCCCTCCTCACCTCGTGCCATTAGCCCTAGTGATGTGGCTGCCAGtcgtttagccaatcaaaagtCGGATGCAG ATGGTATGGTAGAAGACAATGATACCTTTCCTCCTGCAA CTTCAAAACCAATGGGTGACTCTATGTACAAATCTAGCAGTCCATCTTATGCCTCCAGCACTGCAGCATACAACCCAAGCAAAGGCACTGTCTACAGCAGTGGTTCACAATACGGCAGCAGCCAGGGCACTGCTGGTGTACCAGGAAGTCAGCGATTCTTAGAAAATTCAAAATCCAAACTTGACGCCCTGAAGACCTGGGGTGTGTCGACGTACAAGTGCACAAGACAGATCATCTCAGAGAAATTAGGCAGGGGGTCCCGGACAGTCGACTTACAACTGGAAGCACAGATTGAGGTTCTGAGGGACACCCAGCGAAAGTATGCCAACATTCTCCGGTTGTCCAAGGCTCTCACAAACCACTTCTACCAGGTGGTGCTGACGCAGCGTGCCCTGGGAGAAGCTTTCACCGACCTGGCCGTGAAGTCGCCCGAGTTGCAGGAGGAGTTCACCTACAATGCCGAGACTCAGAGGAATCTATGCAAGAATG AGACTCTTCTAGGAGCTTTGAATTTCTTCACATCAAATGTGAATACCCTGTGTAATAAAACCATGGAGGATACCCTCATAACAGTCCATCAGTATGAGTCTGCTAG AATTGAATACGATGCATACAGGACAGATATGGAAGCACTGCAGTTGCAACCAAGGGACTCTGCAACAGTAGGCAAGGTTGAAGAGGCCAAACGGAAGTACAATGTGCACAAAGAAAAGTTTGATAAACTGAGAGGGGATGTTGCAATCAAACTAAGATTCCTTGAAGAAAACAAG GTGAAAGTGATGCAAAAGCAACTACTATTATTCCACAACGCAATATCTAGCTACTTCTCTGGTAACCAGCAAGCATTGGAGGCAACACTTAAACAGTTCAGCATTAAACTGAAGCCGCCGTCAGAAAACCAACCCTCTTTCCTGGAAACTGATCTTCAAGACCAGCGCCACTAG